The Maniola hyperantus chromosome 12, iAphHyp1.2, whole genome shotgun sequence genome has a segment encoding these proteins:
- the kairos gene encoding uncharacterized protein kairos isoform X2 — MMRRGSMAIAGGGEPLIVVEESGAEESEACYRAPLPIRGFSEDQESPPDPYHLSPWRETRKHSLPTPSCTSGPTASQVRRLSERGEGAAHEAREAAFLATLSQVSPQPGGRRHSVVTISRVPQALFGRGRRESIAAFPALGSRRDSGASIKKCPPATDTLGSTHNLQLDIMDDIVQARKVRMRLWNTSNEKVCEVQPLDERSPSSGSVRYTNRGRRHSDYMGGQLPPIPARRRASEMPPPPPIPPRTGAGVVCTDTDLKLMLNALTSSATEIDRCGKPELKNRRLADMRSSSFDASALREKLTESGATWFARRHQTLATKKNENETRKPKVTFAPDSKPSTGDAAAVVWDRPTGSVVDASALGSAIEVFLRSGNTASPGPSTSGTQIPKETTISKTESETRPTPSTSKAGRSEGERWFLNKSEEEEPAEGCDATLCSSLKDLFV, encoded by the exons ATGATGCGGCGCGGTTCAATGGCGATCGCCGGCGGCGGCGAGCCTTTGATCGTTGTGGAGGAAAGCGGGGCTGAGGAGTCGGAGGCCTGCTACCGCGCGCCCCTCCCCATCCGCGGCTTCTCCGAGGACCAGGAGTCCCCGCCAGACCCTTACCACCTGTCGCCGTGGCGTGAAACACGCAAGCATTCCTTACCAACGCCCTCCTGCACTTCTGGCCCTACGGCTAGTCAG GTACGTCGTCTGTCGGAGAGAGGAGAAGGCGCAGCTCACGAGGCGCGGGAAGCTGCATTCCTGGCTACTTTAAGCCAGGTTTCACCACAGCCAGGTGGTCGAAG ACATTCCGTAGTAACAATATCAAGAGTGCCTCAGGCGCTGTTCGGACGAGGCCGTCGAGAATCAATCGCGGCGTTCCCCGCCCTCGGAAGCCGACGTGACTCGGGAGCGagtattaaaaaat GCCCACCTGCTACAGACACGCTCGGCAGCACGCACAATCTCCAACTGGATATAATGGACGACATAGTACAGGCTCGCAAAGTACGAATGCGTTTGTGGAACACGTCAAATGAAAAGGTTTGCGAAGTGCAACCTCTGGATGAGCGGTCTCCTAGTAGTGGCTCGGTGAGGTACACCAACCGAGGACGCAGACATTCGGACTACATGGGTGGACAGCTACCGCCCATCCCCGCTCGTCGCCGTGCCTCAGAAATGCCTCCACCTCCTCCCATTCCACCGCGTACTGGAGCAGGGGTTGTGTGCACAGATACAGATCTCAAACTCATGCTCAATGCTCTGACATCATCAGCCACAGAAATCGACAGGTGTGGTAAGCCCGAACTGAAAAATAGACGATTAGCAGACATGCGCTCGAGCAGTTTTGATGCGTCAGCACTGAGAGAAAAACTAACAGAATCCGGAGCTACTTGGTTTGCTAGGAGACATCAAACTCTAGCAACTAAAAAGAATGAAAACGAAACCAGGAAACCAAAAGTGACATTCGCACCTGACTCCAAGCCGTCTACGGGCGACGCAGCTGCCGTAGTTTGGGACAGGCCGACTGGTTCCGTCGTGGACGCCAGTGCACTCGGAAGTGCTATAGAAGTGTTTCTCCGAAGTGGCAATACTGCAAGCCCCGGGCCATCTACGTCCGGCACGCAAATACCTAAAGAGACGACGATATCTAAAACCGAGAGTGAAACACGGCCGACACCTAGCACGAGTAAAGCGGGACGCAGCGAAGGCGAGCGCTGGTTTCTGAACAAATCCGAAGAAGAAGAGCCTGCGGAGGGATGCGATGCCACGCTGTGCTCGTCACTAAAAGACCTTTTCGTGTAg
- the kairos gene encoding uncharacterized protein kairos isoform X1, giving the protein MLSKLLSLTIVACQNYEFKLLKNYQCVANFSLKEHIPAMMRRGSMAIAGGGEPLIVVEESGAEESEACYRAPLPIRGFSEDQESPPDPYHLSPWRETRKHSLPTPSCTSGPTASQVRRLSERGEGAAHEAREAAFLATLSQVSPQPGGRRHSVVTISRVPQALFGRGRRESIAAFPALGSRRDSGASIKKCPPATDTLGSTHNLQLDIMDDIVQARKVRMRLWNTSNEKVCEVQPLDERSPSSGSVRYTNRGRRHSDYMGGQLPPIPARRRASEMPPPPPIPPRTGAGVVCTDTDLKLMLNALTSSATEIDRCGKPELKNRRLADMRSSSFDASALREKLTESGATWFARRHQTLATKKNENETRKPKVTFAPDSKPSTGDAAAVVWDRPTGSVVDASALGSAIEVFLRSGNTASPGPSTSGTQIPKETTISKTESETRPTPSTSKAGRSEGERWFLNKSEEEEPAEGCDATLCSSLKDLFV; this is encoded by the exons CTATGATGCGGCGCGGTTCAATGGCGATCGCCGGCGGCGGCGAGCCTTTGATCGTTGTGGAGGAAAGCGGGGCTGAGGAGTCGGAGGCCTGCTACCGCGCGCCCCTCCCCATCCGCGGCTTCTCCGAGGACCAGGAGTCCCCGCCAGACCCTTACCACCTGTCGCCGTGGCGTGAAACACGCAAGCATTCCTTACCAACGCCCTCCTGCACTTCTGGCCCTACGGCTAGTCAG GTACGTCGTCTGTCGGAGAGAGGAGAAGGCGCAGCTCACGAGGCGCGGGAAGCTGCATTCCTGGCTACTTTAAGCCAGGTTTCACCACAGCCAGGTGGTCGAAG ACATTCCGTAGTAACAATATCAAGAGTGCCTCAGGCGCTGTTCGGACGAGGCCGTCGAGAATCAATCGCGGCGTTCCCCGCCCTCGGAAGCCGACGTGACTCGGGAGCGagtattaaaaaat GCCCACCTGCTACAGACACGCTCGGCAGCACGCACAATCTCCAACTGGATATAATGGACGACATAGTACAGGCTCGCAAAGTACGAATGCGTTTGTGGAACACGTCAAATGAAAAGGTTTGCGAAGTGCAACCTCTGGATGAGCGGTCTCCTAGTAGTGGCTCGGTGAGGTACACCAACCGAGGACGCAGACATTCGGACTACATGGGTGGACAGCTACCGCCCATCCCCGCTCGTCGCCGTGCCTCAGAAATGCCTCCACCTCCTCCCATTCCACCGCGTACTGGAGCAGGGGTTGTGTGCACAGATACAGATCTCAAACTCATGCTCAATGCTCTGACATCATCAGCCACAGAAATCGACAGGTGTGGTAAGCCCGAACTGAAAAATAGACGATTAGCAGACATGCGCTCGAGCAGTTTTGATGCGTCAGCACTGAGAGAAAAACTAACAGAATCCGGAGCTACTTGGTTTGCTAGGAGACATCAAACTCTAGCAACTAAAAAGAATGAAAACGAAACCAGGAAACCAAAAGTGACATTCGCACCTGACTCCAAGCCGTCTACGGGCGACGCAGCTGCCGTAGTTTGGGACAGGCCGACTGGTTCCGTCGTGGACGCCAGTGCACTCGGAAGTGCTATAGAAGTGTTTCTCCGAAGTGGCAATACTGCAAGCCCCGGGCCATCTACGTCCGGCACGCAAATACCTAAAGAGACGACGATATCTAAAACCGAGAGTGAAACACGGCCGACACCTAGCACGAGTAAAGCGGGACGCAGCGAAGGCGAGCGCTGGTTTCTGAACAAATCCGAAGAAGAAGAGCCTGCGGAGGGATGCGATGCCACGCTGTGCTCGTCACTAAAAGACCTTTTCGTGTAg